A genomic stretch from Arachis stenosperma cultivar V10309 chromosome 3, arast.V10309.gnm1.PFL2, whole genome shotgun sequence includes:
- the LOC130965303 gene encoding uncharacterized protein LOC130965303: protein MESSNQSANLDDDDIAITTIPSTVNAYLSPSYWDQRFTKEEQYEWFKDYSHFRHLIQPHLTPHSSVLELGCGNSQMCEELHRDGAINITCIDLSTVAVERMQKRLLSQGLKDIKVLQADMIELPFEDECFDLVIEKGTMDVLFVDSGDPWNPRPETMSKVMATLKGVHRVLKADGTFISITFGQPHFRRPIFNAPEFSWSVEYATFGETFHYFVYVLKKGKRLSYDDVPVKRFEAAPINLFHEELESEDFAFRINVDELNC, encoded by the exons ATGGAAAGTTCAAATCAAAGCGCCAACCTTGATGACGATGATATCGCCATAACCACAATACCTTCGACTGTAAACGCGTACCTTAGTCCTTCTTACTG GGATCAAAGGTTCACCAAGGAAGAGCAATATGAATGGTTCAAGGATTATTCCCATTTTCGCCACCTCATTCAACCCCATCTCACACCTCATTCCTCT GTATTAGAGCTTGGATGTGGAAACTCTCAAATGTGTGAAGAATTGCATAGGGATGGGGCAATCAATATAACATGCATTGATTTGTCAACTGTTGCTGTGGAGAGGATGCAAAAGCGGTTGCTTTCGCAGGGATTAAAAG ACATCAAAGTGCTGCAAGCTGATATGATAGAGCTACCTTTCGAAGATGAATGTTTTGATTTGGTTATTGAGAAGGGAACTATG GATGTATTGTTTGTGGACAGTGGCGACCCATGGAATCCGAGGCCTGAAACTATGTCCAAGGTTATGGCAACATTGAAAGGAGTTCACAGGGTTTTGAAAGCAGATGGCACATTTATCTCAATAACTTTTGGCCAG CCGCATTTCCGACGCCCTATATTTAATGCGCCGGAGTTCAGCTGGTCTGTTGAGTATGCTACTTTTGGTGAAACCTTCCACTATTTTGTCTATGTTCTGAAGAAG GGAAAGAGGTTATCATATGATGATGTACCTGTTAAGAGGTTTGAAGCAGCGCCAATTAATCTATTTCATGAAGAGTTAGAAAGTGAAGATTTTGCTTTTAGAATTAATGTTGATGAATTGAACTGTTAA